A single genomic interval of Leptospira semungkisensis harbors:
- a CDS encoding LIC_13076 family protein, protein MLPNVIKQKAYSLFLLITFLLFSFSHCTLDKRVEFSEPDKLGLASGSKPCSELQPYTRWFVFYGLLNLNEQPKFDQKPGIVYFSENKVNWWQGGLNLVTGFFSSVVFYRVYVSECDLGTRFVHKDDYDKFFEDERERARQELFAKTEKELEEGLRKYLEKTSPAEHAGKNYSTIILRTGKIMEARVIGQDVDSLKLEIDDSNGQKQESSLSKKEVYKVIFATKVIHVKDSPKDRDR, encoded by the coding sequence ATGTTGCCAAACGTTATTAAGCAAAAAGCCTATTCTCTCTTTTTATTAATCACTTTTTTATTATTCTCTTTTTCTCATTGCACTCTTGATAAGCGAGTCGAGTTCTCCGAGCCTGATAAGTTGGGTTTGGCATCAGGCAGTAAACCATGTTCTGAATTGCAGCCTTATACTCGTTGGTTCGTATTCTACGGATTATTAAATCTGAATGAACAACCTAAGTTTGATCAAAAACCAGGGATCGTATACTTTTCGGAGAATAAAGTCAATTGGTGGCAAGGCGGACTGAATCTGGTAACAGGATTCTTCTCTTCTGTAGTATTCTATCGTGTATATGTTTCGGAATGTGATCTAGGCACTCGTTTTGTGCATAAGGATGATTACGACAAGTTCTTCGAAGATGAAAGAGAAAGGGCGCGCCAAGAATTATTCGCTAAGACCGAAAAAGAATTGGAAGAAGGTCTTCGTAAATATTTAGAGAAGACAAGTCCAGCAGAACATGCAGGCAAGAATTATAGTACGATTATCTTAAGAACCGGAAAGATCATGGAGGCTCGAGTCATCGGCCAAGATGTAGACTCTCTGAAATTAGAGATAGACGATTCAAACGGTCAAAAGCAGGAATCCAGCCTTTCTAAGAAGGAAGTGTATAAGGTAATCTTTGCGACCAAGGTGATTCACGTTAAGGATTCTCCGAAGGATAGGGATAGATAA